TGTCGTTGAGCACGAAGCCGCCGCCGTGGGCGTGGACGACCAGACCGGGCAGCGCGTCGGCCGGCGTGAAGAGCCGACAGCGCACGCCGTCGGCGTCGACCTCCTCGACGGCCGCGACGTCCTCGCGCGGCAGCGCCAGGTTGGCCTGCCGCACCTCCTCGCGGTGGGCCGCGACGTCGAAGCCCGGCGCGCTGAGCACGGGGCTGGTGTCGGCGGCCACGGCGGCCCGCACCTCGGGGTACATCACGAGCCGCGCACCACCTTGAGGTTGAAGTCAGCGGTGCCGAACGTGCCCATCAGCCGCAGCCAGAGCGGCAGCCACATCTCGACGCCGCGGGACGTCTCGATCCCGCCGAGGTCGATGACGTCGCGGTGCCCCATGGCGGTGAGCAGCCCGGTGACCACGTCCTTGGCAGCGGCGTCGTCGCCGCTGACGAACACGCTGGTCGGCTCCGGCAGCCGCTCGGGGTGCACCATCAGGTCGGCCGTGAGGGTGTTGAGCGTCTTGACGACCCGCGCGTCGGGGAAGGCGCGCTGGACCTGCTCGCCCAGCGAGTCGGTGTCCTTGACCGAGAGGGTGGGCGGGAAGCCGGCGGAGAAGTCGAGGGGGTTGGAGACGTCGACCAGCACCTTCCCGGCGAGGTCGCCCGCGGCGCCCAGCAGGTCGAGCGCGGCGGCGCCGTTGCCGGCGTGGACGACGACCTCGGCGCCCTCGGCCGCGGCCGCGAAGGTCCCCAGCTCGACGCCGGGCACCTCGGCCCAGTCCTCGCGGGACCGCGTGGCGGCCGGGTCGCGGGTGCCGAGCACCACGTGGTGCCCGAGCTCGGCGAGGCGGGCCGCGAGCGCACGACCGACCGTCCCGGTGCCGAGGACTGCGATCTGCATGGTCGGTCCCTCCTGCGTCAGCGTGACATGAGTGCGTCGAGGCCGACGGCGATCGCTGCGGCGACCCGGAAGTCGACGCGCGGGTCGGGGACGTCGACGGTGTAGCGGTCGCCCAGCGACATGGCCCGCTGGACGGAGAACAGCGGCTGCCC
Above is a genomic segment from Nocardioides okcheonensis containing:
- a CDS encoding NADPH-dependent F420 reductase — its product is MQIAVLGTGTVGRALAARLAELGHHVVLGTRDPAATRSREDWAEVPGVELGTFAAAAEGAEVVVHAGNGAAALDLLGAAGDLAGKVLVDVSNPLDFSAGFPPTLSVKDTDSLGEQVQRAFPDARVVKTLNTLTADLMVHPERLPEPTSVFVSGDDAAAKDVVTGLLTAMGHRDVIDLGGIETSRGVEMWLPLWLRLMGTFGTADFNLKVVRGS